In Microbacterium pumilum, the following proteins share a genomic window:
- a CDS encoding polysaccharide pyruvyl transferase family protein, with product MASIKQTLRRSLLATGIEVSRDTRLLAAQIGVVTEPRHHVLIAPPGGGNIGDQAMVEAFLENTDGDVVIVTSGEGSIDIPDIHAARATTRAMPGVLYRSRRAHRAALVELAGVLRHARSISVVGADIMDGAYVPRASVSRAMVASAAALCGIDSRVLGFSWPDAPFGAARSALARAARNGAAILPRDPVSFERLARDGISPDRQVTDLVFSATTVDSALVEELALSGPFAIVNISGHIGRRVDLVPDYVRVVRFLRDRGLAVVILPHVVTPSADDRIPSARLRAEFGSDDVHLVDRVPTPAEVRGLTARAVVTVTGRMHLAIMTLLHGTPAVTLATQGKVEGLMAMLGTPELCVSPVAGVSTLIVDVLDSVLPDASPTRKAIAAALPVVVERSAGNFVGLRDRVVSPAKVGG from the coding sequence ATGGCTTCCATCAAGCAGACGCTCCGTCGATCCCTGCTCGCCACGGGGATCGAGGTCAGCCGTGACACCCGTCTCCTCGCTGCACAGATCGGCGTGGTCACCGAGCCGCGCCATCATGTTCTGATCGCACCGCCAGGCGGCGGCAACATCGGCGACCAGGCCATGGTCGAGGCGTTCCTCGAGAACACCGACGGCGATGTCGTCATCGTGACTTCGGGCGAGGGGTCCATCGACATCCCCGACATCCACGCTGCGCGCGCGACCACCCGCGCGATGCCCGGCGTCCTGTACCGCTCACGCCGTGCGCACCGCGCGGCGCTGGTGGAGCTCGCCGGCGTGCTCCGGCACGCGCGCAGCATCTCGGTCGTCGGCGCTGACATCATGGACGGTGCGTACGTCCCGCGCGCATCCGTGTCCCGGGCGATGGTCGCGAGTGCGGCGGCCCTGTGCGGGATCGACTCGCGCGTGCTGGGCTTCAGCTGGCCGGATGCACCATTCGGTGCTGCGCGCAGCGCGCTGGCGCGCGCGGCCCGGAACGGAGCGGCGATCCTTCCCCGCGATCCGGTGAGCTTCGAGCGGCTCGCCCGCGACGGGATTTCTCCCGATCGGCAGGTGACGGATCTCGTTTTCTCAGCGACGACGGTCGACTCCGCTCTGGTCGAGGAACTCGCCCTCTCCGGACCGTTCGCGATCGTGAACATCAGCGGGCACATCGGCCGCCGCGTGGATCTCGTCCCCGACTACGTGCGCGTCGTGCGGTTCCTGCGTGACCGCGGCCTCGCTGTGGTCATCCTCCCGCACGTCGTGACGCCATCAGCCGACGACCGTATCCCCAGTGCACGACTTCGCGCGGAGTTCGGCAGCGATGACGTGCATCTCGTAGACCGGGTTCCGACGCCCGCCGAGGTGCGCGGGCTCACTGCTCGCGCCGTGGTGACGGTGACCGGCCGGATGCATCTGGCCATCATGACGCTGCTGCACGGCACTCCCGCCGTCACCCTGGCCACCCAGGGGAAGGTCGAAGGCCTGATGGCCATGCTCGGCACGCCCGAACTGTGCGTGAGCCCGGTCGCCGGCGTGAGCACGCTGATCGTGGACGTGCTCGACTCCGTGCTGCCGGACGCATCTCCCACCCGGAAGGCGATCGCGGCTGCGCTTCCCGTCGTCGTCGAGCGCTCCGCGGGGAACTTCGTCGGGTTGCGAGACCGGGTCGTCTCTCCGGCAAAGGTCGGCGGGTGA
- a CDS encoding acyltransferase encodes MSLVTRQIARLAAAGVWTPQQRSRLLRAAGARIGRARVYAGIRFIAEPSWLTVGDGTFINAELLVGANADVTIGANASLGPRCALLPSTHEAGTADKRAGATSASPIMIGDGCWLGAGVTVLSGVSIGAGCVVAAGAVVTSDCEPNSLYGGVPARKIRDFDETAGG; translated from the coding sequence GTGAGTCTGGTCACACGTCAGATCGCACGTCTGGCTGCCGCGGGCGTCTGGACACCGCAGCAGCGCAGCAGACTGCTGCGAGCCGCAGGAGCCAGGATCGGCCGGGCGCGCGTCTACGCCGGTATCCGGTTCATCGCGGAGCCGTCGTGGCTCACGGTCGGCGACGGGACGTTCATCAATGCGGAGCTGCTCGTCGGCGCGAATGCCGACGTCACCATCGGCGCGAATGCCTCCCTCGGCCCCCGATGCGCTTTGCTTCCGAGCACGCACGAGGCCGGCACCGCCGACAAGCGCGCCGGGGCGACCAGTGCGTCGCCGATCATGATCGGCGACGGCTGCTGGCTGGGAGCCGGTGTCACCGTGCTGTCGGGGGTGTCCATCGGAGCCGGATGCGTTGTCGCGGCGGGCGCCGTCGTCACCTCGGACTGCGAACCCAACTCGCTGTACGGAGGAGTTCCCGCGCGGAAGATCCGCGACTTCGACGAGACTGCGGGCGGCTGA
- a CDS encoding acyltransferase produces the protein MVTSSLTRQVSRKAWVDVAKGIAILLVVTYHASLYLAKSGGLLGMPWIMKAPLELFPMPAFFVLAGMLSARTLGFTFSDLWRRRVLPMLYLYAVWSVIRFIFYIVIPGANAEVGDLPANSPITLALIFLWPSSSYWFLYALALFTVAAWAIRRVPVAVQVAVTAVLCAVTTSGLLDTQNVGWNRVIGLFIFYVVGVHFAKQIFEGVARVRVWFLPIALVVFGGYVGALIFLGLRDVPGAALIGQLLAVVVGFSFAQLIAPLRVTAFLARWGSLSLYIYLYHLFLIVPVATIVGLIGWTGPRWAGFLVQAALTLAAIEFAVLMMKLTGRFKWLYLPPRSWVRSPVRPAAAAEPASAPRDESAPSAVPAPETAPAVPQTRKDRS, from the coding sequence GTGGTGACCTCTTCGCTGACCCGGCAGGTGAGCCGCAAAGCATGGGTGGATGTCGCCAAGGGCATCGCCATCCTGCTCGTCGTGACCTACCATGCCAGCCTCTACCTGGCCAAGTCAGGCGGGCTCCTCGGGATGCCGTGGATCATGAAGGCACCCTTGGAGCTCTTCCCCATGCCGGCCTTCTTCGTTCTGGCGGGAATGCTGTCGGCGCGCACCCTCGGGTTCACCTTCTCGGATCTCTGGCGCCGCCGGGTGCTGCCGATGCTGTATCTCTATGCGGTGTGGTCGGTGATTCGGTTCATCTTCTACATCGTGATCCCCGGTGCGAACGCCGAAGTGGGGGATCTACCGGCCAACAGCCCGATCACGCTCGCCCTGATCTTCCTCTGGCCGTCGAGCAGCTACTGGTTCCTCTATGCGCTGGCCCTGTTCACCGTCGCGGCGTGGGCGATTCGACGCGTCCCCGTGGCTGTGCAGGTCGCCGTGACCGCAGTGCTCTGTGCCGTGACGACCTCTGGGCTTCTCGACACGCAGAATGTCGGGTGGAACCGCGTCATCGGCCTCTTCATCTTCTACGTCGTCGGGGTGCATTTCGCCAAGCAGATCTTCGAGGGTGTCGCGCGCGTGCGAGTCTGGTTCCTGCCCATCGCCCTCGTCGTCTTCGGCGGCTATGTCGGAGCGCTGATCTTCCTCGGCCTCCGCGACGTGCCGGGTGCCGCCCTGATCGGACAGCTGCTGGCGGTCGTGGTGGGGTTCAGCTTCGCCCAGCTGATCGCGCCCCTGCGAGTGACCGCGTTCCTTGCTCGCTGGGGCTCCCTGAGTCTCTACATCTACCTCTACCACCTGTTCCTCATCGTCCCTGTGGCGACGATCGTGGGATTGATCGGATGGACCGGGCCTCGCTGGGCCGGATTCCTCGTCCAAGCCGCCCTCACGCTCGCCGCGATCGAATTCGCGGTGTTGATGATGAAGCTGACCGGGCGATTCAAGTGGCTGTACCTTCCTCCGCGTTCCTGGGTCCGCTCACCGGTGCGTCCCGCCGCCGCCGCGGAACCGGCATCCGCCCCGCGTGACGAGTCGGCTCCTTCGGCCGTTCCGGCGCCTGAG